Genomic window (Blastocatellia bacterium):
TGCTTTGCTAGAAACTGCACTGGTAAAAGCACCTTTTTCATGTCCAAAAAGTTCTGTTTCTAAAAACTCTTTTGTTAGTCCAGCACAATTAAGATCTACAAATGCTTCATCTGATCGAGAGCTATTTTCATGAATCCATTTTGCTAAAACTCCTTTGCCAGTGCCGGTTTCACCTAAAATTAAAATTGGACTATCAGCATTTATTACCCGTTCAACTCTTTCTTTTAACTGTTGAATTAAAGGGCTACTACCTAAAAATGGATTTAAGCTTTTTCTAGCTTGTTGGGTTTTATTGGCTATTAATTTTTGTCGGTTCCGATGGTTTTCTAAAAGTCTTTCAAGTATGACTAAAAGTGCTGGTAGTTCAATAGGTTTAGTTAAAAATTGTTCTGCACCTTGTTTGATGGCTTTTACAGCAAGTTCTATTGAGCCATGAGCCGTTAAGATAAGCAGTGGGACATCTGGCGCGATTTCCTTAAAAATAGAAAGTAGGTCTAGTGCTGTTCCATCCGGTAAAGAATAATCAATTATTGCTGCATCAGGTTGGGAGTTACGAAAAATTTCTTTTGCTTTTTCACAATTAAAAGCTTCTAAAACATTATAACCTTTTGACCCTAAAAACTTACGTATACCAAATCTAATGCCTGGTTCATCATCTACAACTAAAATTTTATTTCTTGACATTTATTTTCTTTCCCTCATTAATTACTGGAAGTAAAACACTTACTTCAGCACCGCCTTTAGGATTATTATCAGCAAAAACTTTGCCTTTGTGTTGTTCAACAATTTTTTGAACTATAGGCAAGCCTAGGCCCGTACCACCTGGACGACGAGAATAAAATGGGTCAAAAATTTTTAGTAAATCTTCTTGACTAAATCCTGGCCCAGAGTCTTGGACAATTATTTTTAACCAATTTTTGTCATCTTCTGCTAAAACACTTACTATAATTATTACTTTAGAATTTTTAGGAGAATGATTAATAGCATTATCTAACAGATTTTGAAAGACTTGTACAAGCCGAGTTTCATCTAGTAAAATTTGTGGCAAATTATTTGATATTTGAAGATCTATTTGTACTTTTTTTTGGCTTGCTAAGTGTTCACAAAATTTAATTGCTTCTGTAATAACTAAATTAATTGTGCTAGGCAAAAGCTTTTGACTAGCAGGTTTTCCATACTCTAGCAAATCTTTCATTAATTGAGTTAGCCGGTTTAACTCGCTATGTAAAATATCTAAATATTCTTTATATTCTGGATGTTCTGGAAAGTCTTCTTCAAAAGCTTCTAGCGTCGCACTCATACTAAAAAGCGGGTTGCGGACTTCGTGAGCAACTCCAGCAACAAGTGAACCTAGAGCAGACATTATTTCACTACGACGCAAAGATTCTTGTAGCTCTACTAATTTAGTAATATCTTTGGCTACAACAATTACTCGCTCAGACTCTGCTGCTTTGGAAAAACTAATAGCAAGATCCCAAGTTTTTTTAACATCTTGTATTTGATAAGAAATAGCTTTTAGTTCAGTGTTTTTAATATTTTTTAGCATTCTTAAGACAATCTAAAATTTGTTTCCAAGGTTGATAGCTTGATAAATCCTTTAGATTAAACCCAATAATTTTATTTTGAGTTTGTTCTTTAGCTAGTTCTTCGGCTGCTTTATTAAGTCGAACTATTTTCCAAGTATTGTCTAAAATAATAATTGGTGATTCAATAGCGGTAAAAGTCAATTGTAATTCTTGTGCAACAGCTTCAACAGAAATTTGTAATTGCTCTTGTTCTTCAATTAGACGTTTTTTTTCCGTCATATCACGGGTAACTTTAGCAAATCCTATTAATTGGCCTACTTCATTTCTAACAGGAGAAATATTTACATTTGCCCAAAACTTTGAACCATCCTTGCGTAGCCGCCAGCCTTCTCTTTCAAAATGGCCTTCCTTTACTGCTGTGTCCAAGCCAAATTGAGGTAAATCTTTTTCTTGATCTTCTAGTGTGTAAAAACAAGAAAAATGCTTGCCTATTATCTCTGAAGCCTTATAGCCTTTGATGTTTTCTGCCCCATCATTCCAGCTAATTACATAACCATTTTTATCCAGCATATAAATGGCATAATCCTTAACACTTTGCACTAGCAAGCGAAAAGAATGATCATAGTAAATATCTGCTAATAGTTGTCGGTGTTCTTGAATAGCTTTTTTAGGTATTTTTTCGTTTTTCATACTTTATAAATACATCAAAACTTGTGCCAAAAATAAATTTAGCTTAAAAACTTATTTTTTCCTAAAAATTAGAAAAGTTGTCTTAAATTTAAGACAAAAAAATATTATCTAAAAATTACTATCTCTAACTAGTTCTAAAATATGGCGGTTATTATAAGTAAATATTTTAAGTATTTTGGCACTTATATTGCTAAGCATTAAAAATATCTATTTCTCTTACTCCCCCAAAAGAGGACAAATAAATGAGCGTATTAATTGTAGATAAAGCAAAAAATCAAGTAAAAGATAAAATAAATAAAAATATTCCAAAAATGGAGTTTAAGTCAAAAGCTCAAAAAGCATGTTATGAAAAAATTAAACCATGGATTGAAGAACTATTTAAAGAAATTGTTGTAGCAGATAAATTTATCCCTCTATTTTCTATTCCTTTTCGTTCTGCAATTACTCATATAATAGTTAACCCATGGTATGATGATGCGGTAATTACTACTAGAGCTTATGTAGTCTATGGAGCTAACTTAACACCAGAGCTACTGTATTTTTTACTAAGAAAAAATGTAGCTATGCGTTTTGGAGCTTTTGGAATTGATGAAGATGGAGAAATAATTTTTGAACATAATATTGTTGGCTCAACTTGCGATAAGGAAGAATTAAATGCTTCTGTAATAGAAGTAATGAGAATGTCAAACAAATATGATGATGAGATTGTAAATAAATGGGGTGGACAAAGGGCAATAGATTTAATTAAACAACCTTTTATAGTGTAGTAACTTTATATAACGTGCCAAGTTAGTACAATTAACTAGTAGATCTTAAGAGTTAAAACTTAGAAGTTAAAATTTTAACTTCAACAAAATTTTAACTTTTGGATCCTACTAGTTATTTTTTTGTTAAAAACTTTTTCTAATAAACTGACTATGGAGTCAGTTTATTACCATCCAAGGTTTTCTCTTACTGATATAACCCATTTATAATAAGCTATATACAGACACGGAATAAAATACCCGAAAGTCAAATAAAAAATCTTGAATTTTATTTCTTGGAATAGTAGTATGAATGGGGCTTCATTTCTGGGCATAATTAAAAAACTAAGTAATTAAATTTTAACCTATATTTGGGGGCTGGATGACTACCAACAGACCTTCGTTAAATAAACCTATATCTCAGGTTAATAGACCTTCGTTAAATAAACCTCTTACAGAGGTAATTGCCGCTGGCCCAACGGCAGACAAATATGAATCTATTCTTTTAGCAGCAATTAGAGTTTTTGCTAGAAATGGATTTTTTAATTCTAAAGTAGCCGATGTTGCTAAAGATGCTGGTGTTGCAGATGGCACAGTTTATCTTTATTTCAAAAATAAAGAAGACCTACTTATTTCCATTTTTAATTACATAATAGATGAAGCCATTGAAACTGCTCGTAAAGAACTAACCTTATTAACTGCACCTGATGAACAAATTCGTAAATTAGCACACTTACATCTTAACTTGATGGGGAGGGATGAAAACCTAGCTAAAGTATTTCAAGTAGAACTGCGGCAATTAAAATTTATGGAGCAGTTTTCTACAACAAAATTAAGTATTTATTTTGAGTTTATACGCACAGCAGTTGACCGAGGACAACAGCTAGGAGTTTTTCGTACAGGTATTAACTCACAAATTGCGGCAAAAGTCCTTTACGGCGCGTTAGATGAGATGGTGACTAACTGGATTTTAAGTAAGAAAGAATATAATCTATCAGATATGGCTGATCCTGTTGTTGACATCTTCTTGAATGGAGTAAAAAAATGAGTGCAACCGCAATAAGTGAAATAAAAACTTTTCCCGGCAAACCCTCGACCCTCGTCCAAGTCTTGCACCATGCTTTAGACAATTTTAGTAAAAAAGCAGCATTTCACTACAAGCAAGGTGGAAAATGGAAAAGTGTCTCCTATGGTGAGGTAGCAATGCGTATTCGCCATACAGCATTAGGGCTTCATAAATTAGGAATAGTTCATGGCGATAGAATTTCTTTAATGGCTGAAAGCTCTGTAGACTGGGTTGTTGCTGACTTTGGTTCGCTAGCAACTGGAGCCGCAGACGTTCCTATTTATCCAACTTTAACAGCAAAACAAGCCGCTTATATTATTAGAGATAGCGGATCACAAATAATCTTTATTTCTAATGAAGGACAACTTAAAAAAGTCTTAGAAGTTATTGATGAACTTCCTGAACTAAAAAAATTGTCGTCTTTGGTGATTACAATGCGAGTTTATTTAAAAACCCAAACCTAGTAATTAAACTTAAAGACCTAGAAGAAATGGGTCAAACTCTCGATAAAGAACAACCTAAACTTTATGAACAAATAACTGGCAAAATACAAGCTAAAGATCTAGCAACATTAATTTATACATCTGGCACTACTGGCGAACCAAAAGGAGTAATTCTTACTCATTGGAATTTAACTTTTAATGTAATCAATACATCTGATGAAAGCTTAATTTTTTCCGATGAAGATTGCTCGCTTTCCTTCTTGCCTTTTTCACATGTTTTTGAACGCGCAGTTGTTTATAGCCTTATTTACCTTGGTATTCCTATGCACTTATCAGAAAGTATTGAAGCAGTTGGAGCAAACCTTTTAGAAGTACGCCCAACTATTATGACTAGTGTGCCAAGAATGTTTGAAAAAATAATGGGCAAAATTACTGAACAAGGTATGATGGCAGGCTTTCCTAAAGCTAATATTGTTCGCTGGGCAGTTGATATTGGCCGACAATGGGCGCGTCTTTATCACAAAGGTGATGACATACCATTAACACTAGATTTGCAGTACAAATTAGCTAAAGCTCTTTTCTATGACAAACTTTACCATGAAAAAATGGGGGGTCGTGTCCGTCTGTTTCTTTCAGGTGGTGCGCCGCTTGCAGACGATATTGCTTACTTTTTTTTAGCTATGAATATTACCATTCTGCAAGGCTATGGTCTTAGTGAAACATCTCCAGTAATTTCTATGAATTCTCCTAAAGAAAATCGTGTTGGCAGCGTAGGAAAAGTTGTTAAAAACGTAGAAGTTAAAATAGCTGAAGATGGCGAAATTCTGGTTCGTGGGCCAAATATTCTACAAGGCTATTACAATAAGCCTACAGAAACCGCTAATGCCTTTGAAGATGAATGGTTTAAGACTGGTGATATAGGTAAGTTTGACAAAGATGGATTTCTCTACATCACAGATCGTAAGAAAGAACTCTTAAAAACCAGTGGTGGTAAGTATTTAGCTCCTCAACCAATTGAAAGCGCGTTAAAAGGTAGCATCTACGTTTCTCAAGTAATGCTTGTAGGTGATAATCGCAAGTTTCCTTCCGTGCTAATTGTGCCTAATTGGGAAACAATGGAAAATTATGCTAAGGCTAATGGGATTTCCTATAGCTCGCGTAAAGAGCTTTGCACTAACGCAAAAATACTAGACATGATGCTAAAAGAAGTTACCCGACTTACACCAGATTTAGCACAGTATGAGAAGATTAAGAAAGTAGCTTTGATTGAAAATGAGTTTAGTATTGAAAATGGTGAACTTACACCAACGCTAAAAGTTAAACGCCGAATAATCGAAGAACATTATAAAGATGTTATAGAAAAGATGTATGAGGGTGGAAAAGATTAATGCTTAAGCGCGACGCTAAAAACTCTATTAGAATTATTCGTTGCTGCTTTTGCTGCAAATTTTGCTGCTGTGTAATCAGCAATAACTAGGGTGGGCGCGACTTGGATCGCGCCTATTTTATTTTTGGAGGATTAATGTCTTATAAGATTGAAAAAGTAGCTGTTTTAGGCGCGGGGGTGATGGGAGCCCAAATAGCCGCGCACTTTGTCAATGCTGGATATCAAGTAATGTTGCTAGATATTCTCCCACCAAATCTAGCTTCAGAACCTGCGCCAGCAAAATCATCAACTAAATCATCTGAATGGGGCTTAAAGGGTTGATATCAAACGTTCATTATTTGAAAAAATAGATAAACTACGTAAGACAGGCTCCATAATTACTTCTAATACTTCAGGCATTTCTATCCGTGCAATGGCTGAAGGTCGTAGCGAGGATTTCCGCAAACATTTCCTTGGCACACATTTCTTTAATCCTCCTCGATATATGAAATTACTTGAAATTATTACTACTCCTGATACTTGTCCTGATGTAACAGCATTTGTAGCTGATTTTTGTGACCGACGGCTAGGTAAAGGTATTGCCTATGCTAAAGATACACCTAATTTTATTGCTAACCGTATTGGTACATTTGGAATGATGTACTGTATGAAAGTAATGGTTGAAGAGGGCTATAGCGTTGAGGAAGTAGATAAATTAACTGGCCCGGCTGTAGGTCGTCCTAAAACCGCATCTTTCCGCACAGCCGATTTAGTTGGACTAGATACTTTTGCTATGGTTGCACAAAATGTTTATGCTGGTGCAGTTAATGACTTAAGACGGGATGTTTTCCAACTACCAGAATTTCTTACCAAAATGGTTGCAAATAAATGGTTAGGAAATAAAACTGGTCAAGGTTTTTATAAAAAAGTAAAAACTGCTGATGGTGGCTCTGAAATTTATTCTTTAGATATAAATACTATGGAATATAAGCCACAACAAAAAGTTAAACTTCCTGCTTTAGAAAACGCTAAATCCATAGAAAATCCTCGTGCTAGAATCAAAGCCTTGGTCTATTCTGATGATCGGGTTGGAAATTTCCTTTGGAAGACATTAAGCGAAACTTTAATTTATACAGCTAATTTAATTCCAGAAATTGCAGACGATTTTGTCGAAGTTGATAACGCTCTAAAATGGGGCTTTAATTGGGAATTAGGACTATTTGAAACTTGGGACGCAATTGGCGTTGAAAAATCTGTAGAAAAACTTCGTAGCGAAGGCCGCATAGTCCCAGCACTTGTAGAAAAACTTTTAGCTTCAGGTAAAAAATCTTTTTATGACTATAAAGAAGGCATTTCCTACCGCTTTGACCTAGAAACAAGCGACTACAAACAACAAGCTGAAAAACCTGGCATTATTATTCTTTCCTCATTAAAAGACCGTCAAAAAGTAGTCAAGAAAAATGCTGGTGCATCCCTTATTGATTTAGGTGATGGTGTAGCTTGTTTAGAATTTCATTCTAAGATGAATTCCGTAGGTGCTGACACAGTTTCAATGATGAATTTTGCAGTCAAAGAAGTAGCACAAAACTTTGAAGGCTTAGTAGTTGGCAACCAAGGCGATGTATTTTCTGCTGGTGCTAATTTAATGTTGCTGCTCTTGTCGGCTCAGGAACAAGAATGGGACGACATCGAACTAATGATTCGAGGCTTCCAAAACGCTAATATGGCGATGCGTTATGCTGAAAAACCTGTAGTAACAGCCCCCTTTGGCTTAACTTTGGGCGGTGGTTGCGAAATTAGCATGCATAGCACTCGTACACGTGCAGCATCAGAAACTTATATTGGACTAGTAGAAATTGGTGTAGGTTTAATACCTGCCGGTGGTGGCACTAAGGAAATGGCTGTAAGAGCTACCCAGTTGGCAGCAATGGAATCACCTGATGCCGATCCATTTAACTATATCAAAGAAGCTTTCCAAGCTATTGCAACAGCTAAAGTTGCTACTAGTGCAGTAGAAGCTAAAAAGCTAGGTCTACTACGTAGAACCGACCAAATTTCTATGAATAAAGACCGTCTAATTGATGATGCAAAACAAACTGTTTTAGCAATAGTTAAAGAAGGTTATCAACGTCCAAAACCACGCACAGATATTCCAGCACTTGGAGAAAGTGCTTTAGCAGCCTTAAAACTAGGTGTTCATTTAATGGTTAGAGGTGGTTTTGCTACTGAATATGAGGGAAATATTGCTCGTAAGATTGCCCGTATTCTTACTGGTGGTGATTTATCTCACAAGACCTTAGTATCTGAACAACATTTCCTAGATTTAGAACGTGAAGCATTCTTAAGCCTTTGTGGTGAGCGCAAAACCCAAGAAAGAATCCAATATATGCTTAAGACTGGCAAACCATTGAGAAATTAATAAGGAGAAAGAAATAATGAAAGACGCAGTAATTGTTGCAATTGCAAGATCAGCCGTTGGTAAAGCCTATAAAGGATCTTTAGCCAACAGTCGCCCTGATGATATGGCGGCATCTGTAATAAATGAAGTTCTCAACCGTGTGCCAGAACTAGACCATAAGGAAATTGAAGACGTAGTTTTAGGTTGTGCAATGCCTGAAGCTGAACAAGGAATGAATGTAGCTAGAATTGCTTCCTTACGTGCTGGGCTTCCTGTATCGCTATCAGCAATCACAGTTAATCGTTTTTGCGCTTCTGGTCTTCAATCCGTAGCACAAGCTTGTGAAAGAATCTTGATTGGTGGTGCTGATGTAATTTTAGCTGGTGGCACAGAAACAATGTCAATGATTCCAATGGGAGGACATAAGATTGTCCCTAACCCTTATTAAGTAGACAACTACCCTGATGCTTATCTTGGTATGGGTCTTACAGCAGAGCGTTTAGCTGCAAGATATGAAATTAGCCGCGAACAACAAGACGAGTTTTCCTATCAAAGCCACCAAAAAGCTATTGCAGCTATTGAGGCAGGTAGATTTAAGGATGAAGTTGCACCAATTAAAGTTAAACACGATTACTTTAATGCTAAAGGGAAAAAAGAAGTAAAAGAAGTTTCCTTTGAAATTGATGAAGGCCCTCGTAAAGATACAACTCAAGAAGCTTTAGGAAAGTTAAAACCAGCTTTTAAGGTTAATGGAACAGTGACGGCTGGAAATTCCTCTCAAATGTCTGATGGTGCAGCAATTGCACTACTTATGTCTGAACAAAAAGCTAGCCGCTTAGGACTTAAGCCTTTAGCTAGGTTTGTTGCTTATGCAACAGGTGGTGTAGAGCCTGAAGATATGGGAATTGGCCCGGTTGTTGCAATTCCTAAAGCATTAAAAATGGCTGGATTAAAGCTAGAAGACATTGATTTATTTGAACTTAACGAAGCTTTTGCGGCTCAAGCACTTTCCGTAATTAAAGCCGCAGAAATTGACCCAAATAAAGTTAATGTTAATGGCGGTGCAGTAGCATTAGGTCATCCTCTAGGTTGTACAGGAACAAAGCTACTTGCAACTTTAATTTATGAGCTTAAACGCCGTGGTGGTCGCTATGGCATGGTTACAATGTGTGTTGGTGGTGGCATGGGTGCTGCCGGTATTTTTGAAGTAAATAATTAATCTTTATCGAGTCTGGAAAGGAAGTTAGTTTTATGTCAACAGTAATGGCTAAAAAAGTAAGTAAAGTCAAGGGCGGTAGCTTTTTGACTGAAGAAAAAAAACCATCTGAAATCTTCACTCCAGAAGATTTTTCAGAAGAACAACGTGCGATTGCAAAAACAACTCGTGATTTTATAATGGGTGAAGTTTACCCAAACCGCAATGAAATCGAAAATAAAAACATGGATATGCTGACTTCACTGCTACGTAAGGCGGGAGAAATTGGACTACTATCCTTTGATATTCCAGAAAAATACGAAGGTTTAGGACTAGATAAAGTTTGCTCCATGTTAGTAGCAGAAAACTTAGCTCCCGGCGGTGGTTCTTTTGCTGTTTCTCATGGTGGTCATACCGGTATTGGCACTTGGCCCATTATCTACTTTGGTACAGAAGCACAAAAGAAACACTATTTACCAAAACTTGCTACAGGTGAATTATTAGCTGCTTATGCTTTAACAGAACCTCATTCCGGTTCAGACGCACTTGCAGCTAAAACTAGAGCCGTGCTTTCAGAAGATGGTAAATACTACACTCTTAATGGAACAAAGATGTGGATTACCAATGCTGGTTTTGCAGACGTTTTTGTAACTTTTGCTAAAGTTGATGGAGAAAAATTCTCTGGCTTTATTATAGAGAAATCCTTCCCTGGTGTTTCTACTGGCGGTGAAGAGCATAAAATGGGTATTAAAGGCTCATCCACTCGTACATTAGAGCTAAATGATGCAAAAGTGCCTGTAGAAAACCTACTAGGCGAAATTGGAAAGGGCCATCTTATTGCATTTAATGTATTAAATATGGGTAGATTTAAGCTAGGTGCTGGTTGTGTTGGTGGTGCAAAAGCAGCATTAAAAGACGCTATTGCTTATGCTAATGAACGTCATCAATTTAATAAACCTATTTCCTCATTTGGTGCTATTAAACAAAAATTAGCTGAAATGGCAATTCGTGCTTATGCAGTAGAAAGTGCTGTTTATCGTACTGCTGGACTAATTGACCAAGCCCTAGAAGGCGTTGATGCAGATGATAACGCTGGCATTTTGAAAGGTATTGAAGAATTTGCTATTGAATGCTCTGCAATGAAAGTCTATGGCACGGAAATGTTAGATTTTGTTGTAGATGAAATGGTTCAAGTCTATGGTGGTTATGGTTATTCTGAAGAATATCCAGCCGCAGTTGCTTATCGTGATTCTCGTATTAACCGTATTTTTGAAGGTACAAATGAAATTAATCGGTTGTTAATTCCTGGAATGCTTCTTAAAAAAGCTATGAAAGGCGAATTACCGATTATGGCAGCAGCAAAACAATTGATGGAAGAGCTACTTTCCTTCCCATCAATGGATGAGGACGAAGACGGCGTATTAGCAGAAGAACAAAAACTAGTTCGTAATGCTAAAAAAGTTGTTTTAATGGTTGCTGGTGCTGCGGCTCAAAAATATATGCAAACAATTTCTGATCAACAAGAATTGCTAATGGGTGTTGCAAACATTATTATGGAAACCTACGCTATGGAAAGTGCTTTACTACGTACACTTAAATATGTAGCAGCAAACAGCGAAGAAAAGGCAGACCTAAGAATTGAAGCAACACGCACATTTATTAGTGATGCAATGGATCGTATTGAAATAACTGCTCGTCCACTGCTTGCAGCAGTTGCTGAAGGCGATATGTTGAGAACTCAAATAGCAGCATTAAAACGCTTTACTCGTCATACTCCTCACAATACTATTGTGTCACGTCAAAGAATTGCTAATGCAATGATCGAAAGCGGCAAATATCTTTTCTAAGTTCTAAACTTTTAAGCAAAGAATTTAGCTAATTTTCAAAAAGGCTGATACTAAAATTTAGTACCAGCCTTTTTTATTTTATTAAGAGGGCATGTCTAACAAATCATTAAACTTGAGATAAGATTACTGGTCGCATATAGTAATTTATTAAGCCTATAGGCAACGTAGATATGCCTAAAGTAATAAGAGCGGTTTTTTGACGATCAGTAAAATTAATGCGAACATCTGATGCAAGTAAACCAGAAATCACATCATCATAATCGGCACTAACCTTTTTATAAAGAGTTAAAACATCTGGGATAATTGCTGGATTTTGGTTTAAGCCATTGATAGCAGTTTGTAGTTTTTCAATTGCACTTCTCACAGCAAAACGTACTTTAGGTGGTAAACTAGGATTACTATCTAAAGTAGTAAAGCCAAACAATAAGTTATTAAGATTAGCTAAGTAAGCAGCACGTGGGCCAGCATTAGCAGCAAAAAAGTCTTTTACTCTTTGAGCTACTACAGGATCATTATTAGCAATTTTTGCATACACACTTGAACCTATTCTCATAAAAGGAAATGGGCTAGGTACAGTGCTAAAACAAACTTGTGGAGGATTGGCATTAGTTGGAGGAAAATTAGCCCCAGTAAACAATAAT
Coding sequences:
- a CDS encoding GHKL domain-containing protein, with product MLKNIKNTELKAISYQIQDVKKTWDLAISFSKAAESERVIVVAKDITKLVELQESLRRSEIMSALGSLVAGVAHEVRNPLFSMSATLEAFEEDFPEHPEYKEYLDILHSELNRLTQLMKDLLEYGKPASQKLLPSTINLVITEAIKFCEHLASQKKVQIDLQISNNLPQILLDETRLVQVFQNLLDNAINHSPKNSKVIIIVSVLAEDDKNWLKIIVQDSGPGFSQEDLLKIFDPFYSRRPGGTGLGLPIVQKIVEQHKGKVFADNNPKGGAEVSVLLPVINEGKKINVKK
- a CDS encoding PAS domain S-box protein; this encodes MKNEKIPKKAIQEHRQLLADIYYDHSFRLLVQSVKDYAIYMLDKNGYVISWNDGAENIKGYKASEIIGKHFSCFYTLEDQEKDLPQFGLDTAVKEGHFEREGWRLRKDGSKFWANVNISPVRNEVGQLIGFAKVTRDMTEKKRLIEEQEQLQISVEAVAQELQLTFTAIESPIIILDNTWKIVRLNKAAEELAKEQTQNKIIGFNLKDLSSYQPWKQILDCLKNAKKY
- a CDS encoding YbjN domain-containing protein — protein: MEFKSKAQKACYEKIKPWIEELFKEIVVADKFIPLFSIPFRSAITHIIVNPWYDDAVITTRAYVVYGANLTPELLYFLLRKNVAMRFGAFGIDEDGEIIFEHNIVGSTCDKEELNASVIEVMRMSNKYDDEIVNKWGGQRAIDLIKQPFIV
- a CDS encoding TetR/AcrR family transcriptional regulator, with protein sequence MTTNRPSLNKPISQVNRPSLNKPLTEVIAAGPTADKYESILLAAIRVFARNGFFNSKVADVAKDAGVADGTVYLYFKNKEDLLISIFNYIIDEAIETARKELTLLTAPDEQIRKLAHLHLNLMGRDENLAKVFQVELRQLKFMEQFSTTKLSIYFEFIRTAVDRGQQLGVFRTGINSQIAAKVLYGALDEMVTNWILSKKEYNLSDMADPVVDIFLNGVKK
- a CDS encoding AMP-binding protein gives rise to the protein MSATAISEIKTFPGKPSTLVQVLHHALDNFSKKAAFHYKQGGKWKSVSYGEVAMRIRHTALGLHKLGIVHGDRISLMAESSVDWVVADFGSLATGAADVPIYPTLTAKQAAYIIRDSGSQIIFISNEGQLKKVLEVIDELPELKKLSSLVITMRVYLKTQT
- a CDS encoding long-chain fatty acid--CoA ligase, which codes for MGQTLDKEQPKLYEQITGKIQAKDLATLIYTSGTTGEPKGVILTHWNLTFNVINTSDESLIFSDEDCSLSFLPFSHVFERAVVYSLIYLGIPMHLSESIEAVGANLLEVRPTIMTSVPRMFEKIMGKITEQGMMAGFPKANIVRWAVDIGRQWARLYHKGDDIPLTLDLQYKLAKALFYDKLYHEKMGGRVRLFLSGGAPLADDIAYFFLAMNITILQGYGLSETSPVISMNSPKENRVGSVGKVVKNVEVKIAEDGEILVRGPNILQGYYNKPTETANAFEDEWFKTGDIGKFDKDGFLYITDRKKELLKTSGGKYLAPQPIESALKGSIYVSQVMLVGDNRKFPSVLIVPNWETMENYAKANGISYSSRKELCTNAKILDMMLKEVTRLTPDLAQYEKIKKVALIENEFSIENGELTPTLKVKRRIIEEHYKDVIEKMYEGGKD
- a CDS encoding acyl-CoA dehydrogenase family protein is translated as MAKKVSKVKGGSFLTEEKKPSEIFTPEDFSEEQRAIAKTTRDFIMGEVYPNRNEIENKNMDMLTSLLRKAGEIGLLSFDIPEKYEGLGLDKVCSMLVAENLAPGGGSFAVSHGGHTGIGTWPIIYFGTEAQKKHYLPKLATGELLAAYALTEPHSGSDALAAKTRAVLSEDGKYYTLNGTKMWITNAGFADVFVTFAKVDGEKFSGFIIEKSFPGVSTGGEEHKMGIKGSSTRTLELNDAKVPVENLLGEIGKGHLIAFNVLNMGRFKLGAGCVGGAKAALKDAIAYANERHQFNKPISSFGAIKQKLAEMAIRAYAVESAVYRTAGLIDQALEGVDADDNAGILKGIEEFAIECSAMKVYGTEMLDFVVDEMVQVYGGYGYSEEYPAAVAYRDSRINRIFEGTNEINRLLIPGMLLKKAMKGELPIMAAAKQLMEELLSFPSMDEDEDGVLAEEQKLVRNAKKVVLMVAGAAAQKYMQTISDQQELLMGVANIIMETYAMESALLRTLKYVAANSEEKADLRIEATRTFISDAMDRIEITARPLLAAVAEGDMLRTQIAALKRFTRHTPHNTIVSRQRIANAMIESGKYLF